In Pseudoroseomonas cervicalis, the DNA window CCCACGATGCCGACCCGGTCGCCGCGCAGGATGCGGGTCGAGAAGTCGCGCACGACCGGCCGCTCGCCATAGAGCTTGGAAATGCCCTCGGCGGCGATCACCAGGGAGCCGGAGCCCTCCCCCTCCGCCACCGCCATCTTCACGCCGCCCTGGGCGGCGCGGCGCTCGCGGCGCTGCTGGCGCAGCCCGGCGAGTTCCGCCACGCGGCGGACATTGCGCTTGCGCCGGGCGGTGACGCCGTAGCGCATCCAATCCTCTTCGCGGGCGATCTGCCGGTCGAGCTTGTGCGCCTCCTTCTCCTCCAGCTCCAGCACCTCGTCCCGCCAGGTCTCGAAATGGGCGAAGCCGCGCGAGAGGCGGCGGGTCACGCCGCGGTCGAGCCAGACCATCTCGCGCGTCATGCTCTCCAGGAAGCGGCGGTCATGGCTGATCAGCACCAGGGCGGAGCGCATGGCGCCCACCTCCTGCTCCAGCCATTCGATGGCCGGCAGGTCCAGATGGTTGGTGGGCTCGTCCAGCAGCAGGATGTCCGGGCTGGGCGCCAGCGCCCGCGCCAGCGCCGCGCGCCGCCCCTCGCCGCCCGAGAGGTTCTGCGGCAGCTCCTCCCCGGTCAGGCCGAGCTGCTCCAGCAGGTAATGCGCGCGGTACTCGTCGTCGCCGGGGGCGAGCCCCGCCTGCACATAGGCCAGCACATTGGCATAGGCGGAAAGGTCCGGCTCCTGCTCCAGATAGCGCAGCGTGGCGCCGGGCTGGACGAAGCGGCTGCCGCCATCGGCCTGCACCAGCCCGGCGGCGATCTTCAGCAGGGTCGACTTGCCCGAGCCGTTGCGGCCGATCAGCGCGACGCGTTCCCCCGGCGCGACCGAGAGGGTGGCGCCGGAGAGCAGCGGCGTGGTGCCGAAGCCCAGGCGGATATCCTGAAGGAGCAGAAGCGGAGGTGCGGCCATGACAGGCTGCCTGATGGCCCGGCCGCCTCCCGTCAAGCGGAGAAAGCCGGGGGGCGGCACGGCGCCGGGGGGCTGGCCCCGCCGGCCCCGCCACGCTACCAGAATCGCACAAGCAAGAAGGGGAACGGGCCTTGGACGAGGTGGATTGCATCGTGGTGGGCGCCGGCGTGGTCGGGCTCGCGGTGGCACGCGCCCTGGCGCTGGCCGGGCGCGAGGTGCTGGTGCTGGAAGCCGCCGAGGGCATCGGCACCGAGACCTCCTCGCGCAACAGCGAGGTGATCCATGCCGGCATCTACTACCCCAAGGGCAGCCTGATGGCGCGGCTCTGCGTCGAGGGCAAGCACCGCCTCTACGAATATTGCGCTGGCCAGGGCGTGCCGCATGCCCGCTGCGGCAAGCTGATCGTGGCGACCGATGCGGCGGAGGCCGAGAAGCTGGCCTCCATCCAGGCCCGCGCCGCCGCCAATGGCGTGCCGGACCTGACCCTGCTCTCGGCCGCCGAGGCGCAGGCGCTGGAGCCGGCGCTGTCCTGCACCGCCGCCCTGCTCTCCCCCTCCACCGGCATCATCGACAGCCATGCCTATATGCTGGCGCTGCAGGGCGATGCGGAGAATGCCGGGGCGCTCTTCGCCTTCCACAGCCCGGTGGCGCGCGGCCGGCTGCTGCCCGAGGGCGGCGCCGAGCTGGAGGTGGGCGGGGCCGAGCCGATGGCGCTGCGCTGCCGCCTGCTGGTCAACGCCGCCGGGCTGCACGCGCAGCACCTGGCCGCGTCGCTCGCGGGCATGCCCGCCACCCATGTGCCGCCGACCTACTACGCCAAGGGCAATTACTTCACCCTGGCCGGGCGCTCCCCCTTCTCGCGGCTGATCTATCCGGTGCCGGTGCCGGGCGGCCTGGGGACGCATCTGACCATCGATCTCGGCGGCCAGGCGCGCTTCGGCCCCGATGTGGAATGGGTGGAGCGCATCGAATACGAGGTCGATCCGCGCCGCGGCGAGGGTTTCTACGCCGCCATCCGCCGCTACTGGCCCGGCCTGCCGGAGGGCGCGCTGCAGCCCGGCTATTCCGGCATCCGCCCGAAGATCGTGCCCCCCGGCCAGGCGGCGCAGGATTTCCTGGTGCAGGGGCCGGCGGTGCATGGCCAGGCCGGGCTGATCAACCTGTTCGGCATCGAATCCCCCGGCCTCACCGCCTCGCTGGCCATCGCCGCGCATGTGGCGGAGCTGGCGGGCGCCCCGGCCCCGGCCTGAGCCCGGGGGCACGCGCGGGGGTGAAGCGCGGCGCCGGATCGGCTAGAGCAGGCGGTGCCCCGCCCCGCCTGTCTGGAGGCCCGCTTGCCCGAAGCCCTGTCCGGTCCGCATGCCTTCGGCGCCTATGAGGCCGAGTTCCACACCGCGGCCGAGTCCAGCCATCTGATCATCGCGCTTTCCGGCGCGCAGCCCGCCACGGCCGAGGCGCCGGAATGGCGCGGCCTGCTGCCCCGGCCGGGCGGCGATGTGGTGTGGGTGCGGGACCGGCAGCGCAGCTGGTACAATGCCGCCGAGGGCTGGGACGCGCTGCTGGCGGCGCTGCGCGATGCCGCCACCGCCCGCCCCTATGAGCACGTCGCGCTGATCGGCGCCGGCATGGGCGGCTATGGCGCGCTGCTGCTGGCCGAGGCGCTGCCGCAGGCGCTGGTGGTGGCCCTCTCCCCCTCGATCGGCATCGACACCGCCCGCTTCGGCCGCGGCGTGGCGCGGCCGCTGGACTGGGTCGACGCCGCCGCCCCGGCCCTGCCGCGGCCCGAGGCACGGCTGGAGGGCGACCCGCAGCGCTACCTGCTGCTGTTCGGCGACCAGGATGTGCTCGACATCCAGAATGCCCGGCGCTTCCACGAGGCGGGCTGGCGCAACCTGTTCCTCTGCGCCGACGCGCCGCACGCACTGGCCGAGCATCTGCGCCGCCCCGGCCGGCTGGAGCGGCTGCTGGACCGGCTGGCGCGCGGCGAGCCGGCCACCGCCCAGGCGGCCGCCACCGGCGCCTATCTGGCCTTCAGCCATTGCCCGGCCTTCCTGCTGCTGGAGGCGCGCCGGCTGCTCTATGCCGGGGAGATGGCGCAGGCCGACCTGCTGCTGGGCGACGTCGCGCGCTCCGCCCTGGCCCCGCGCCAGGCGCTGGGCACGCTCCTCCAGCTGCGCGATTCGCTGGAGCGGGTGGATGCGGCGCGGCTGGAGCGCTTCCTGGCCGGGCCGCTGCAGAGCGTGCGCCAGAAGCTGGCCGAGGGGTGGGAGGCGCAATACAGCAGCAGCGAGGCGGTGCTGCTGGGCGGCGCCGCCTCGCTCGGCCCGCTGGTGCTGATGCGGCTGCAGCAACCGGGCCGCCAGGGCGAGGCGCGGCTGGCGCTGGAATTCCGCGCCGACCCGCCACCGGCCGGCAACCAGGGCGGCGCCCGCAAGCTGGCCGCCTACAGCCTCACGCCGGAGGGGCCGCGGCGCCTCCCGGTGGAGGAGCGGCCGGGCGGCGTGCTGGCCCTGTCGGTCACCGCGCAGGAGGGGGTGGCCGAGCTGCTGCTGCAGCGCCGCTGCTTCTTCTCCAGCTTCGATGCGGAGCGCGGCGGGCGGCGGCAGATGTGGGCGATGCGCGTCAGCCCGCCGCTGCTGCGCGTCGAGGACCCCTCGGGCTGAGCCGCGGCGGCGCATGAAAAAGCCGGGCGGGGAGAGCCCTGCCCGGCGCGATCCGGCCCGCGCGGGGCCGGGGCGTCAGCGCGCCGCCTCGGCGCGCTCGTCGCGGTAGAGATCGCCGGTGCCGAACCAGCGGTTCCGCACGGTGCGGTAATAGGCCTCCATGTCGTACTGGGCGACGGGGAGGGCCAGGTCGCGCGCGGTGAGGCGGCCGACCGCGCCGGCCAGGTTGTAGCTGGCGGTGACCACGTTGGAGAGCGCCTGCACCAGGCTGACGCGCGCGTTCAGCAGCTCCTGCTCGGCATTCAGCACGTCGAGCGTGGTGCGGCTGCCCACCACCGCCTCGCGCTGCACGCCATCGAGGGCGATCTCGGCGGCGCGGATCTGCGAGCGCACGCTCTCCACCTGGGCGCGCGCCGATTGCAGCGTCTCCCAGGCCTGGGTCGCCTGCTGCATCGATTGCCGCCGCTGGTCGTCGACGATCTGCCGGTAGCGCTGCGCATCCTGCCGCGCCTGGCGCACCGCCGCATGCTCCGACCCGCCCTGGTAGATCGGCACCGACAAATTCGCGGTGATCTGCTCGCCGGTCGAGCGGACATGCGGCTGCTGGCTGTTGTCGGAGCGGAAGGCCTGCGCCTGCACACTGACCTGCGGCAGCAGCGCCGACATCTGCACATCCACCGCGTCGCGCGCCGCCGCCTCGTCGAACAGCGCCGCCACCACCTGCGGGTTGTTGCGGATGGCCAGCTCCGCCGCCTCGCGCCCATTGGCCACCGCCGCGCTCAGCGGCTGCGGCGCCGAGAGCCGCTCGGGGGCGAGGCCCACCACGCGCTGGAAGGTGGCGCGGCTGGTCTGCAGATTGCCCTCGGCGCTGGCGCGCGAGGCGCGCGCCCCGGCCAGCCGGCTCTCCGCCTGCGCCACATCGGTGCGGGTGATCTCGCCCACCCGGAAGCGCTCATTGGTCGCATCCAGCTGGCGCTGCAGCACCTGCACATTGTTCACGTTCAGCCGCAGCGTCTCCTGGTCGCGGATCACCGCGACATAGGCGGCGACCGTGTCGGAGAGCACCTGCTGCTCCGCCGCCAGCAGCCGGGCGCGCTGCGCCAGCACCTGGTTCTCGGCCCGCTGCGTCGCCGCCACGGTGCGGCCGCCGCTGTAGATCGGCTGGGTCAGCGTCGCCTGGGCGCCGGCGGTGGCGCGGTCGGCATCGCTGTAGATGCCGCGATTGCGCGTCGTGCCCTGCACATAGCCGGCATTGCCGGCCACCGTCACGCTCGGCCGCCAGCCGGCCAGCGCCTGCGGCACATTCTCATCCACCACCCGCAGCTGGGCGCGCGCCGTCTGCAGCGTCGGGTTGTTGGCATAGGCCTGCGACAGCGCCTCCTGCAGCGTCTGCGCCAGGCCCTGGCCGGGGGCAAGCATCGTCGGCGCCAGCGCGGTGGCGGCCAGGAGGGCGAGACGAATCCGCTTCGGAATCATCGACCGTGTCTTTCGAGGAGAAGGGGCGAGGAGGAAGGAAGGCAGGAAGGCGGGCCGCGTCACCGCGGCGGGCGCGCCGCGGCCGCCGCATCCGGGGCCGAGGGGGTCAGCCCATCCGCCCAGATATTGCCGGGTTCGGGGCGCAGCGTGTCGCCGGCATCGGGAATGCCGCGGATGGTCTGCAGGGTGCTGCCGGGCGGCAGGTCGGAGCGTCCGGCATCGGCGCCACCGGCGCAGGCGGCCAGCAGCGGCAGCAGGGCGAAGCCTGCCCAACGGGTCGACAACCGCATCGCGGATCTCTCCATCAAGAGCGAAATCAAGCGCACGCCGATCAGGTGCACACAGGGGATGGGGCCGCCACGGGCGCGACGGCGCAGGCCTGCAGGAAGCCGCGGACCGCGGCGCAGACCTCGTCGGAGAAGCGGAAATCGGCGACGCCGGCAACCCACATATGGATGAAGCCGCTGATCAGCGCCTTGAGGAAGAGCGTCGCGCGCTCCGGCGTCCAGCAGGCGCCGAGCTCGCCGCGCTCGGCGGCCAGGCGGAAGCGCTCCTCGACGCGCAGGCGCATCTTGGCATCGGCCTGCAGGCGGCGCTCCAGCGCCGGCGCCATGTCGGCCACGTATTCGCAGCGTTCCAGCATGATGGTCAGCAGCCGGGCGCGGCGCTCATCCTGCTCCAGCCGGCAGAGCGAGTCGCAGATCGCCTCGGCCATGGCGGGCAGCACCGGCCCCTCGGGCTCGCGGCCGAGGGCACCGCAGAGCTCGTCCTGCAGCAGCAGCAGCCGCTCATCGAGGGCCAGGAACAGCCCAAGCTTGTCACGAAAATGCCAATGCACCGCACCCCTGGTGCAACCCGCGACACGGGCCACTTCATCGAGGGAGGCACGCGCAACGCCACGCTCCAGGAAGACCTGCTCGGCGGCATCGAGCAGCGCCTCGCGGGTTTCGTCGGCTTCCTGTTTTGTGCGGCGCGCCATACTCCGACCTTGCAGTTCCTTCAGCTGCCTTTTATATACATACGCGAAGGTATCTTTACAAGCCACTGCGAGCCCGCGGCTCGGCTCTTCCTGGAGGTTTCATGCAGCTCCTGCCCCGTCGCGGGATGGCCGCACTTGGCCTGTTCCTGCTTGCCGGCCCTGCGCTGGCGCAGATGCCCGGGGGCGGTGGGCCGCCCGCTGTCGGCGTGGCCCCGGTGGCGCGCCGCCCCGTCACGGAAACCAATGAGTTCATCGGCCGGGTCGATGCGGTGCAGCGCGTCGACCTGATGCCGCGCGTGACCGCCTTCCTGGAGAAGCGGGAATTCGAGGAAGGCACCGAGGTGAAGCAGGGCGACCTGCTGTTCCGCCTGGAGCGCGGGCCCTTCGAGGCGCAGCTGCAGATCGCCCGCGCCAGCGTGGCCGAGTCCGAGGCGCAGCTGCAGAACGCCAACATCACCCTCTCCCGCGCCCAGGCGCTGCTGAACACGGTGGCCGGCCAGCGCTCCACCGTGGACACGGCGCTGGCCAACCAGCGCAGCACCCAGGCGCAGCTGCTCTCCGCCCAGGCGCAGCAGCGCCAGGCGCAGATCAATCTCGACTACACCGAGATCCGCGCGCCGATCGCGGGGCGCATCGGCCGCGCCTCGGTGACCGAGGGCAATGTGGTCACCCCCTCCTCCGGCGCCCTGGCGACCATCGTCAGCCAGGACCCGATGTATGTCAGCTTCACCGTGCCGATGCGTACCCTGACCGAGGTGCGCGCCCGCTATGCCGAGCGCGGCGGGCTGAACGCGGTGCAGCTGCGGCTGCGGCTGCCGGGCGGGCGGATGTACAGCCCGGTGGGCCAGGTGAATTTCGTCGACATCGATGTCGGCCGCGACACCGACAGCGTGCTGCTGCGCGGCACCATCCCGAACCCGGTCACCGCCGGCGGCTATCGCGAGCTGACCGCCAACCAGATCGTCAATGTGGTGGTCGAGGCGGTGCAGCCGGTGCAGATGCTGACCGTGCCGCGCGCCGCGGTGATGACCGATGCCCGCGGCGATTTCGTCTATGTCGTCGCCGCCGAGAACAAGGCGGAGCGCCGCACCGTGCGGATGGACGCGCAGTCCACGCCGGAACTGGCGGTGATCCGCGAGGGCCTGCGCGAGGGCGAGAGCGTCATCGTCGACGGCCTGCAGCGCGTCCGGCCCGGCCAGCCGGTCAGCCCGGCGCCGGCCAATGCCCCGGCCAATGGCCAGGGCAGCGGGGGCCAGGGCGGCGGCGGCCAGGGCGGCGGCGGCCAGGGCGGCGGCGGCCAGGGCGGTGGCCAGGGCGGCGGCGCGCCGCAGAACCAGGGAGGCTGAGCCTTTGCTCTCCGCCATTTTCGTCGACCGGCCAAGGCTCGCCATCGTCATCGCCATCGTGATGACGATCGCCGGCGCCTTGTCGCTGACGCGCATCCCGGTCTCCCAGTTCCCCGACATCGTGCCGCCGCAGGTGCAGGTCAGCGCGACCTATCCGGGCGCCTCGGCCCAGGTGGTGGAAGCGGCCGTCGCACAGCCGCTCGAGGCCCAGATCGTGGGCGTCGACCAGTCCATCTACATGAAGAGCAACAGCGGCAATGACGGCAGCTACTCGCTGGTCGTCAGCTTCGAGCTCGGCACCAACCCGGACATCAACACCGTCAACGTCAACAACCGCGTCCAGGCGGCGATGGCGCTGATGCCCTCCGAGGTGCAGGCCCAGGGCATCCGGGTGGAGAAGCGCTCCTCCTCGATCCTGCAGGTGCTGTTCCTCTACGCCGACGACCCGTCGCGCGGCTATGATCCGCTCTACCTGACCAACTACGCCACGCTGAACATCCTGGACGAGCTGTCGCGCACCCGCGGCGTCGGCTCGGCCACGCTGTTCAGCCAGCAGAACTACGCGATGCGGATCTGGTTCGACACGCAGCGCCTGGTCAGCCTCGGCCTCACCCCCTCCGACGTCGCCAACGCCATCCGCGCGCAGAACGTGCAGGCGGCGACCGGGCGGCTCGGCGCCGAGCCGGTGCCGTCCGACCAGCGCACCCAGCTGAACGTGCAGACCCAGGGGCGCCTCTCCACCCCCGAGCAGTTCGGCAACATCGTGCTGCGCGCCAATCCGGACGGTTCGGTGCTGCGCGTGCGCGACGTGGCGCGCGTCGAGATCGGCGCCCGCAACCAGGATTCCCGCACCCGGCTGAACGGCCAGGACGGCGTCGGCATCGGCATCTACCTAGCCCCCGGCGCGAATGCGGTGCAGACCGCGAGCGCCATCGAGGCGACGCTGGCCCGCGTGCGCACCCGCATGCCCGAGGGCATGACGATCCGCCCGGTCTTCGACACCACCATCTTCGTCACCGACACCATCCATGAGGTCATCAAGACCCTCATCGAGGCCTTCGTGCTGGTGGCCGTGGTGGTGTTCCTGTTCCTCGGCAATATCCGCGCCACCTTCATCCCGATCGTGGCGGTGCCGGTCAGCCTGATCGGCACCTTCGCGGTGCTGCTGACGCTGGGCTATTCGGCCAACACCGTCTCGCTGCTGGCCATGGTGCTGGCGATCGGCATCGTCGTCGACGACGCCATCGTGGTGGTGGAGAATGTCGAGCGCGTGATGGAGGAGGAGCCGGAGCTCACCCCCGCCCAGGCCACCAAAAAGGCCATGGCGCAGATCACCGCCCCGATCATCGCCATTACCCTGGTGCTGCTGTCGGTCTTCGTCCCGATCGGCTTCATCCCCGGCCTGTCGGGCGAGCTGTTCCGCCAGTTCGCGGTGACCATCAGCACCGCCATGGTGATCTCGGCGATCAACGCGCTGACCCTCTCCCCCGCCCTCTGCGCCGTGTTCCTGCGGCATAGCGGGCCGAAGAAGGGCATCATGGCCTGGGTGATGCGGCGCATCGACAATGTGCGCGACGGCTATGCCGCCGTGGTGCGCCGCCTGCTGCGGCTGTCGATCGTCTCGATCCTGCTGGTTGGCGTCTTCGGCTTCGGCGCCTTCACCGTGGCCAGCCGCATCCCCTCGGGCTTCCTCCCCTCCGAGGACCAGGGCGCCTTCATCGTCGCCTTCCAGCTGCCGGACGGCGCCTCGGTCTCGCGCACCAGCGAGGTGGTGGCGCAGTTCGAGGAACAGCTGAAGGGGATGCCGCAGGTGCGCGACGCCATCGGCATCATCGGCTTCTCGCTGCTCGATGGCGGCGCCGCCTCCAACGCGGCCACCATGTTCGTGCAGCTGAAGCCGTTCAGCGAGCGCACCGGGCCGGCCGACAATGTCAACGCGCTGATCGGCCGCATCTTCGGCGAGAGCCAGCAGATCCGCGGCGCGCAGATCATCCCGATCAACCTGCCGCCGATCATCGGCCTGTCGACCGGCGGCGGCTTCGAATACCAGCTGGAGAGCCTGGAGGGCGCCGACCCGGCGGCGATGGGCGGCGTGCTGGGCGCGCTGCTCGGCGCCGCCAACCAGAACCCGGCCCTGACCCAGGTCTTCTCGACCTTCAGCGCCCGCGCTCCCTCGGTCTATCTCGATATCGACCGCGACAAGGCGCAGGCGCTCGGCCTGTCGATGACCGATGTCTTCTCGGCGCTGCAGGCGACGCTGGGCTCCAGCTTCATCAACAACTTCAACCTCTATGGCCGCACCTGGCAGGTGCTGATCCAGGGCGAGGCGGCGGATCGCCGCGACACCTCGGCGCTGTGGAAGATCGAGATCCGCAACAGCCGCGGCGCCATGGTGCCGCTGCGCTCCATCGCCTCGGAGCGCACCGTGGTCGGGCCCCAGGTCATCACCCGCTACAACAACTACCGCTCGATCACGATCAGCGGCTCGCCCCGCCCGGGCGTCTCCTCGGGCGCGGCGCTGGACGCCATGGCGCAGCTGTCGCGCGACACCCTGCCCAATGGCTACACCTTCGAATGGACCGGCACCTCCTTCCAGGAGCAGCGGGCCGCCGGCCAGACCGGCGCCATCCTGGCGCTGGCCGTGCTGTTCGCCTTCCTGTTCCTGGTCGCCCTGTATGAGAGCTGGGTGATCCCGATCCCGGTGCTGCTCTCGGTGATCGTCGGCGTGCTCGGCGCCATCGGGGCGCTGTTCATCGCCGGCATGTCGATGGATCTCTACGCGCAGATCGGCCTCATCGTGCTGATCGCGCTCGCCGCCAAGAACGGCATCCTGATCGTGGAATTCGCCAAGGAGCAGCGCGAGGCCGGGCACGACATCGTCGAGGCGGCGGCGCAGGGCGCCAAGCTGCGCTTCCGCGCGGTGATGATGACCTCGATCGCCTTCATCCTCGGCCTGGTGCCGCTGGTCTGGGCGAGCGGCGCCTCGATGCTGGCGCGGCGCGCCGTGTCCACCCCGGTCTTCGCCGGGATGATCGCGGCGTCGACCATCGGCATCTTCATGATCCCGATGCTCTATGTCGTGTTCCAGCGGATGCGCGAGGCGACGCATCGCCGCTTCGGCCGCGGCCAGCACGCGCATGACGGGGCGCCGGCCGCGGCCCCCGGCCAGGGCAAGGGCCATCACTGACGGCCCCCGCCCCGGGGGCGGCGCCGGCAACCCCGGCGCCCTGCCCCGGTTGCTGACCAGAGTGAGCGATGATGTTCGCTGAAGAGACGGAGGGGGCGGCGCCGCGAGGGGCCGCCCCCTTCCCGTTCGGAGGACCGCCATGACCATCCCCACCCCGCATCGTATCGTCATCGTCGGCGGCGGCGCCGGCGGCATCCATCTGGCGACCCGGCTGGGGCCGCGCCTCGGCACCCGGCATGGCCGGCAGAGCCCCGCGGCCGGCAGCCATGAGATCCTGCTGGTGGATCGCGACTTCGCGCATATCTGGAAGCCGCGGCTGCACGAGGTCGCCGCCGGCACGCTGGACACCGGGCAGGAGCAGGTGAGCTTCATCGTCCAGGCCAGCCGGCACGGCTTCCGCTACCTGCCGGGCGAGATGCTGGGGCTGGACCGCGAGAAGCGGCTGCTGCAGCTCGGCCCGCTGCGCGGCCCGGATGGCCGGGAGATCCTGCCACCGCGCGAGATCCTCTACGACACGCTGGTGCTGGCGCTGGGCAGCCGGGCCAATGATTTCGGCATTCCCGGCGTGCGCGAGCATTGCCGCTTCATCGACAGCCGCAGCCAGGCGGAGGAGTTCAACACCGCGCTGCGCAGCGCGGTGATCCGCCAGCTGGCGGGGCCGGAGGATGCGACGCTCGACATCGCCATCGTCGGCGCCGGGGCCACCGGGGTCGAGCTCTCCGCCGAGATCAACACCGCGCTCGACCTCGCCGCCGGCTATGGTTTCGAGGGGCTGCGCAAGCGGCTGCGGCTGACCCTGGTGGAGACCGCGCCGCGCATCCTGGGCGCGCTGCCGGAGCGGGTGGCCGAGGCCTCGCGCCAGGAGCTGGAGCGCCAGGGCGTCACCGTGCTGACCGGCGCGCAGGTGGTCGAGGTGGTCGAGGACGCGCTGCTGCTGAAGGATGGCCGGCGCATCCCGGCCGTGCTGAAGGTCTGGGCCGCCGGGGTGCGGGCGCCGGCGGTGCTGGACAATCTCGCCGGGCTGGAGAGCGCGCGCAGCGGCCAGCTGGTGGTGCGCCCCAATCTGCAGACCACACGCGACGAGCGCATCTTCGTCATCGGCGACGCCGCCTGGCTGGTGCCGGAGGGGGAGGAGCGGCCGCTCGGCGCCACCGCCCAGGTGGCGCAGCAGCAGGCGCGGCATCTGGCGCAGCATCTGCCGGCGCATCTGGCCGGCCAGGCGCCGGTGCCGCCCTTCCACTACCGGCATGGCGGGGCGCTGGTGGCGCTCGGCCATTACAACGCCTTCGGCAGCCTGGGCCGGCACGGGCTGCTGGGCGGCGGCACCTTCATCCAGGGCCGCTTCGCGCAGTGGAGCTATGCCTCGCTGTATCGCCGGCACCAGCTGGCGCTGCACGGGCTGCTGCGCTCGCTGCTGTTCTGGATGGCGGACGCGCTGCGCAAGGCCAGCTCGCCGCGGGTGAAGATGGAGTAGCCTGACGGAAGGCGGGGTCTGGGGTGGCCCTGCCACCCCAGCGGGGCCCGGGGCAGCGCCCCGGAGTTTTTTCAGCTTCTTTCCACTTTCTCCAGCGCGAAGCCTTCATCGACCCAGCCGGTGATGCCGCCCAGCATCAGCTTCACCGGCCGGCCGAGCTGCGCCAGGCGCAGCGCGCCGCGATCGCCGCCATTGCAATGCGGCCCGGCGCAATAGACGACGAACAGCGTGCCCTCCGGCCATTCCGCCATGCGCTCCGCCGTGATGGCCGCGTGCGGCAGGTTCAGCGCGCCGGGCACATGGCCGCGGGCGAAGGCGTTGGGGCCGCGCACATCCAGCAGCACGAAGCCGGGCTCGGGCAGGGCCAAGCCAGCGGCGACATCGGCGCAATCGGTCTCCAGCGTCAGGCGGCGGGCGAAATGCGCGGCGGCCTCGGCGGCGGGGGCGGCGGGGGCGGCGGTGACGGGGTTCATCCTGTGTCTCCTCTGGACATCCCGATCCTGCCCCGGCGCAAACCGGGCTGGTGAGTGGCAGAAAGGACACCTAGGATCAGGATCATGCCAGACATGCTTCCGGCCCCGCCATCCTGCCTGCCCGCGCCCCGCGCACCGGCGAACCCGCTGGTCGTGGTGCTGGCCTATGACGGGCTCTGCACCTTCGAATTCGGCTGCGCGCTGGAGGTCTTCGCCCTGCCGCGGCCGGAATTCGGCGCGGAATGGTATCGCTGCGCGGTCGCCAGCCTGGAGCCCGGCCCGCTGCGCGCCCAGGGCGGCATCCGCATCCTGGCCGAGGGCGGCGCCGCGCTGCTGGCCGAGGCCGGCACCATCATCATCCCCGGCTGGCGCGGGGCGGAGGCGCCGGTGCCCGAGGCGCTGTGCGACGCGCTGCGGAGCGCGCATGCGCGCGGGGCACGGCTGCTCTCGCTCTGCTCCGGCGCCT includes these proteins:
- a CDS encoding ABC-F family ATP-binding cassette domain-containing protein — protein: MAAPPLLLLQDIRLGFGTTPLLSGATLSVAPGERVALIGRNGSGKSTLLKIAAGLVQADGGSRFVQPGATLRYLEQEPDLSAYANVLAYVQAGLAPGDDEYRAHYLLEQLGLTGEELPQNLSGGEGRRAALARALAPSPDILLLDEPTNHLDLPAIEWLEQEVGAMRSALVLISHDRRFLESMTREMVWLDRGVTRRLSRGFAHFETWRDEVLELEEKEAHKLDRQIAREEDWMRYGVTARRKRNVRRVAELAGLRQQRRERRAAQGGVKMAVAEGEGSGSLVIAAEGISKLYGERPVVRDFSTRILRGDRVGIVGPNGAGKTTLLSMLTGVLAPDAGQVKLGTNLQMITLDQRREALDPAMTVAETLTGKRGDQVWVNGQPRHVVGYMKDFLFLPEQARSPVSALSGGERGRLLLARAFAMPSNLLVLDEPTNDLDLETLDLLQEQIAEYAGTVIVVSHDRDFLDRVATNVIAWEGEGRWQDYAGGYSDMVAQRGHGVRARADATPDAPAKPAAPKPAAAAPMAAARKKMSFKDQHELETLPARMRKLEAEIGKLKEILADPGLYARDRARFDKATELLVKAETGLAEAEERWLELEMLREEAGG
- a CDS encoding NAD(P)/FAD-dependent oxidoreductase yields the protein MDEVDCIVVGAGVVGLAVARALALAGREVLVLEAAEGIGTETSSRNSEVIHAGIYYPKGSLMARLCVEGKHRLYEYCAGQGVPHARCGKLIVATDAAEAEKLASIQARAAANGVPDLTLLSAAEAQALEPALSCTAALLSPSTGIIDSHAYMLALQGDAENAGALFAFHSPVARGRLLPEGGAELEVGGAEPMALRCRLLVNAAGLHAQHLAASLAGMPATHVPPTYYAKGNYFTLAGRSPFSRLIYPVPVPGGLGTHLTIDLGGQARFGPDVEWVERIEYEVDPRRGEGFYAAIRRYWPGLPEGALQPGYSGIRPKIVPPGQAAQDFLVQGPAVHGQAGLINLFGIESPGLTASLAIAAHVAELAGAPAPA
- a CDS encoding TolC family outer membrane protein; translated protein: MIPKRIRLALLAATALAPTMLAPGQGLAQTLQEALSQAYANNPTLQTARAQLRVVDENVPQALAGWRPSVTVAGNAGYVQGTTRNRGIYSDADRATAGAQATLTQPIYSGGRTVAATQRAENQVLAQRARLLAAEQQVLSDTVAAYVAVIRDQETLRLNVNNVQVLQRQLDATNERFRVGEITRTDVAQAESRLAGARASRASAEGNLQTSRATFQRVVGLAPERLSAPQPLSAAVANGREAAELAIRNNPQVVAALFDEAAARDAVDVQMSALLPQVSVQAQAFRSDNSQQPHVRSTGEQITANLSVPIYQGGSEHAAVRQARQDAQRYRQIVDDQRRQSMQQATQAWETLQSARAQVESVRSQIRAAEIALDGVQREAVVGSRTTLDVLNAEQELLNARVSLVQALSNVVTASYNLAGAVGRLTARDLALPVAQYDMEAYYRTVRNRWFGTGDLYRDERAEAAR
- a CDS encoding TetR family transcriptional regulator, with amino-acid sequence MARRTKQEADETREALLDAAEQVFLERGVARASLDEVARVAGCTRGAVHWHFRDKLGLFLALDERLLLLQDELCGALGREPEGPVLPAMAEAICDSLCRLEQDERRARLLTIMLERCEYVADMAPALERRLQADAKMRLRVEERFRLAAERGELGACWTPERATLFLKALISGFIHMWVAGVADFRFSDEVCAAVRGFLQACAVAPVAAPSPVCT
- a CDS encoding efflux RND transporter periplasmic adaptor subunit codes for the protein MQLLPRRGMAALGLFLLAGPALAQMPGGGGPPAVGVAPVARRPVTETNEFIGRVDAVQRVDLMPRVTAFLEKREFEEGTEVKQGDLLFRLERGPFEAQLQIARASVAESEAQLQNANITLSRAQALLNTVAGQRSTVDTALANQRSTQAQLLSAQAQQRQAQINLDYTEIRAPIAGRIGRASVTEGNVVTPSSGALATIVSQDPMYVSFTVPMRTLTEVRARYAERGGLNAVQLRLRLPGGRMYSPVGQVNFVDIDVGRDTDSVLLRGTIPNPVTAGGYRELTANQIVNVVVEAVQPVQMLTVPRAAVMTDARGDFVYVVAAENKAERRTVRMDAQSTPELAVIREGLREGESVIVDGLQRVRPGQPVSPAPANAPANGQGSGGQGGGGQGGGGQGGGGQGGGQGGGAPQNQGG